A genomic segment from Nicotiana tabacum cultivar K326 chromosome 7, ASM71507v2, whole genome shotgun sequence encodes:
- the LOC107823647 gene encoding uncharacterized protein LOC107823647: MANSDPPPPPPAAPLSARKENVTPASSKIAELTESRQELLTRIQSLKTDLQSWRSKLDGQVKVYRDELSELKKSLNVEVDQLRSEFQELKTTLQQQQEDVTASLRNLGLQDVSEETKEAEDAKPNNDEEKSQEELPKDSGKDTEQ; this comes from the exons ATGGCAAACTCcgatcctcctcctcctcctcctgctGCCCCTCTCTCTGCA AGAAAAGAGAATGTGACACCGGCTAGCTCTAAAATCGCG GAATTGACAGAATCAAGGCAAGAGCTGCTCACTAGGATTCAGAGCTTGAAAACG GATCTTCAAAGCTGGAGATCAAAGTTGGACGGCCAAGTAAAGGTCTATCGTGAT GAATTGTCGGAGCTCAAGAAATCGCTGAATGTTGAAGTGGACCAACTGAGATCC gaatttcaagagttaaaaACAACTCTTCAACAACAGCAGGAAGATGTCACTGCCAGCTTAAGAAACTTAGGG CTTCAGGATGTCTCAGAAGAAACAAAAGAGGCAGAAGATGCCAAGCCTAATAACGATGAAGAGAAGAGTCAGGAGGAATTGCCAAAGGACAGTGGTAAAGATACTGAGCAGTAG
- the LOC107823654 gene encoding heavy metal-associated isoprenylated plant protein 35, translating to MASSPSAAPPSEEQQPPQLPPLHYTTWVLKVSIHCPGCKRKVKKVLQSIEGVYTIDVDPQQQRVTVTGNVDAETLIRKLVKNGRSAELWPEPKPIVKEKKKKQNENSDDDEQEEDDENNEKTAENSEANMRNNGPQRHGVRFGGVETITLDDRLAPESVAAVERYPSLRGGGGQGGAKKKKKKKKKKSGGSNANANAGSNGAPPSSESEVAKMGPGQVIDQANPGHQFQHPYSNPYDQNPPAYCVPHQSYVVSYNAAHPTISATPSYYYVPSSPYMQSDLYSKQSAPLESFEILSDENPHACYIM from the exons atggCCTCCTCTCCCTCTGCTGCACCTCCATCTGAAGAACAACAACCACCACAGCTTCCTCCCCTTCACTACACG ACATGGGTTTTGAAAGTTTCCATCCACTGTCCAGGCTGCAAGAGAAAAGTCAAGAAAGTCTTGCAAAGTATCGAAG GTGTTTATACAATAGATGTTGATCCACAGCAGCAAAGAGTCACAGTGACTGGAAATGTTGATGCAGAGACTTTGATAAGGAAGCTAGTTAAAAATGGAAGGAGTGCTGAGTTATGGCCAGAGCCGAAGCCTAtagtaaaagagaagaaaaagaagcaaaacGAAAACAGCGACGATGATGAacaagaagaagatgatgaaaataatgaaaaaacaGCTGAAAATTCCGAAGCAAATATGAGAAATAATGGTCCTCAAAGACATGGCGTGAGATTTGGTGGGGTTGAGACTATTACGTTGGATGACAGGTTGGCGCCGGAGAGTGTTGCCGCCGTTGAGAGGTACCCGTCGTTGAGAG GTGGTGGAGGGCAAGGTGGtgctaagaagaagaagaaaaagaaaaagaagaagagtggGGGTAGTAACGCAAATGCGAATGCAGGGTCTAATGGTGCACCGCCAAGCAGTGAATCAGAAGTTGCGAAAATGGGTCCCGGTCAAGTGATTGATCAAGCAAATCCGGGCCATCAATTTCAGCATCCTTATTCTAACCCGTATGATCAGAATCCACCGGCTTATTGTGTTCCTCATCAGAGTTACGTGGTGAGTTACAATGCGGCACATCCTACCATAAGCGCTACGCCATCATATTACTATGTGCCATCCTCACCGTACATGCAATCTGATTTATATTCCAAGCAATCTGCGCCGTTGGAGTCTTTTGAGATCTTGAGTGATGAGAACCCTCATGCCTGCTATATCATGTGA